One segment of Stegostoma tigrinum isolate sSteTig4 chromosome 24, sSteTig4.hap1, whole genome shotgun sequence DNA contains the following:
- the LOC132210926 gene encoding histidine-rich glycoprotein-like translates to MAEKLVFQNKELTSRPYHTAPHHTAQHHTTQHHTTPYHITPHHTRPYHSIPYHTTPQKTTPIPYHTHYTITYHTTPYHTTLYNTTPYHTTLSLTTLSHTTRYHTTPCYTTLFHTTPYHTTPQDAVPHHTTLHNTTPQHHTSPHNTVPQHTASHRTSPYHTTLYHTTTVPHKTVVHHTVPRHTVPHHTAPHYTAPHHIAPYYPASHHTVPHHTTPHHTTLCHITQYRTTTHCTTPHHTISYCATPYHIAPQHTTPYHTTSYPPTPHHTAQHHTTQHHTTPYYTTQYCTTPHCTTPHNTVPHHTTLHHTTPYHSTLQNTRPYHTTPYHTAQHHTTQHHATPHCATQDHTTSYYATLHSTTPTSIIPHRTTPH, encoded by the exons ATGGCAGAGAAGCTTGTCTTCCAGAATAAGGAGTTGACCTCAAG ACCATACCACACCGCACCACACCACACTGCACAACACCACACCACACAGCACCACACCACACCGTACCACATCACACCGCATCACACAAGACCATACCACAGCATACCATACCACACCACACCACAAAAGACCACGCCCATACCATATCATACACACTACACCATAACATACCACACCACACCGTACCACACCACACTGTACAACACCACACCATATCACACTACACTGTCCCTTACCACACTGTCCCATACCACACGGTACCACACCACACCATGCTACACCACACTGTTTCATACCACACCGTACCACACCACACCACAGGACGCTGTACCACATCACACCACACTGCACAACACCACACCACAGCATCACACCTCGCCACACAATACTGTACCACAGCACACTGCATCACACCGCACCTCACCATACCACACTACACTGTACCACACCACAACTGTACCCCATAAGACCGTAGTACACCATACTGTACCACGCCACACTGTACCACACCACACCGCACCACACTACACTGCACCACATCACATCGCACCATACTACCCAGCATCACACCACACTGTACCACatcacaccacaccacaccacaccacactgTGCCACATCACACAATACCGTACCACaacacactgcaccacaccacACCATACCATATCATACTGTGCCACACCATACCACATTGCACCCCAGCACACCACACCATACCATACCACATCATACCCTCCCACACCGCACCACACTGCACAACACCACACCACACAGCATCACACCACACCATACTACACCACACAATACTGTACCACACCACACTGTACTACACCACACAATACTGTACCACACCACACCACATTGCACCACACCACACCATACCACAGCACACTGCAAAACACAAGACCATACCACACCACGCCATACCACACTGCGCAGCACCACACCACACAGCATCACGCCACACCACACTGCGCCACACAAGACCATACCACATCATACTATGCCACACTGCACAGCACCACACCAACCAGCATTATACCACATCGTACCACACCACACTGA